A window from Desulfovibrio sp. Fe33 encodes these proteins:
- a CDS encoding Lrp/AsnC family transcriptional regulator codes for MNNRKIDKLDLEILNILQEDGKVSNAEIARKVGKAPSAVLERVRKLRKSGIIKGYECIVNHKALGRGLTAFTSIRVEEGVGATEVGEKLAEFPEVLEVHYTAGRDSYLVKVRVEDTEALQTTLAKFGTIGPVRDTNSTIVLTTVKESRVIPLPHEND; via the coding sequence ATGAATAACAGAAAGATTGACAAATTGGATTTGGAGATTCTGAACATCCTTCAGGAAGACGGAAAGGTTTCCAACGCCGAAATTGCCCGGAAGGTCGGCAAGGCCCCTTCGGCCGTTTTGGAGCGCGTGCGCAAACTGAGGAAGAGCGGAATCATCAAAGGCTATGAATGCATTGTCAACCACAAAGCTCTGGGGCGGGGTCTGACGGCCTTCACATCCATTCGGGTGGAGGAAGGCGTGGGCGCTACCGAGGTCGGCGAGAAGCTGGCCGAGTTCCCCGAGGTTCTGGAGGTTCATTACACGGCAGGGCGGGATTCGTATTTGGTCAAGGTCCGGGTTGAGGATACCGAGGCGTTGCAGACGACGCTGGCCAAGTTCGGGACCATCGGGCCGGTCAGGGACACCAACTCGACCATCGTACTAACCACGGTCAAGGAGTCGAGAGTCATACCGTTGCCCCACGAAAACGACTAG
- a CDS encoding ABC transporter permease — translation MATPKDHNRIDAQVSIAGRDGGLTIALSGRLDAAGTTSVWNETVKSAAAADFARLTADCGGVTYMDGSGVALLLRLKELCAEKKASIDLANLSDEDKGLVSLTWDTPLPERRDGDAERRDADDEETSAGDIWRNTREMIAFVGESFSLLGQVIVRPRQVRWKDVALACINVGVQSMFIIVLIGFLMGLIMSFQSAISLQRFGGEIFVPNMLGLVMFREMGPLVTSILLAARSGSAFAAEIGTMKINEELDALTTMGLSPMRFLVVPKIIATILMVPLMTMFFNLASLVGGAVVMLSMGYPLVTFTSRVFSYLGMGDFWGGMAKALVFSFLVAGVGCLRGIQTRSGASAVGLSTTSAVVSGIILIAFADGLFAVAFYYLGI, via the coding sequence ATGGCGACCCCAAAAGATCACAACCGAATCGACGCGCAAGTCTCCATAGCAGGCCGGGACGGCGGGCTGACCATAGCCCTGTCCGGCCGCCTGGATGCGGCAGGCACGACTTCGGTCTGGAACGAGACGGTCAAGAGCGCGGCCGCCGCGGATTTCGCCAGGCTGACCGCCGACTGCGGCGGCGTGACCTATATGGACGGCTCGGGCGTAGCCCTGCTCCTCAGGCTGAAGGAGTTGTGCGCCGAAAAAAAAGCCTCCATCGATCTCGCCAACCTGAGCGACGAGGACAAGGGGCTGGTCTCCCTCACCTGGGACACTCCGCTGCCCGAGAGAAGGGACGGCGACGCCGAGCGACGGGATGCGGACGACGAAGAGACCTCCGCAGGCGACATCTGGCGCAACACTCGCGAAATGATCGCCTTCGTGGGCGAGTCCTTCTCCCTGCTCGGCCAGGTGATCGTCCGCCCGCGCCAGGTACGCTGGAAGGACGTGGCCCTTGCCTGCATCAACGTGGGCGTACAGTCCATGTTCATCATCGTACTCATCGGCTTTCTCATGGGCCTCATCATGTCCTTCCAGTCCGCCATCAGCCTGCAACGGTTCGGGGGCGAAATATTCGTGCCGAACATGCTCGGCCTGGTGATGTTCCGCGAAATGGGGCCGCTGGTCACATCCATTCTCCTGGCGGCCCGTTCCGGATCGGCCTTCGCCGCCGAAATCGGAACAATGAAGATCAACGAGGAGCTGGACGCCCTGACCACCATGGGGCTCTCCCCCATGCGATTCCTGGTGGTTCCCAAGATCATCGCCACAATTCTCATGGTTCCGCTGATGACCATGTTCTTCAACCTGGCCAGCCTGGTGGGCGGTGCGGTGGTCATGCTTTCCATGGGCTATCCTCTGGTGACGTTCACCTCGCGCGTCTTCTCCTATCTCGGCATGGGCGATTTCTGGGGCGGCATGGCCAAGGCCCTGGTCTTCAGCTTCCTGGTGGCGGGCGTTGGCTGCCTGCGCGGCATCCAGACCCGTTCCGGAGCCAGCGCCGTGGGGCTGTCCACCACCAGCGCCGTGGTCTCCGGCATCATCCTCATAGCCTTTGCCGACGGGCTCTTCGCCGTGGCATTTTACTACCTGGGCATATAG
- a CDS encoding SulP family inorganic anion transporter: MLSRIIPFIGWFKGYNMAALRADAIAGLTVALVLIPQSMAYAQLAGMPAYYGLYASFLPPLVAALFGSSRQLATGPVAVVSLMTAASLEPLATAGSEGYIAYAILLALMVGIFQLLLGVLKLGLVVNFLSHPVVNGFTNAAAIIIASSQLSKMFGVYVDKADHHYETIIRVVESAVHYTHWPTLAMGALAFGIMIFLKRVNPKIPNVLVAVVVTTALSWGLGFNHDVKAPLDAIRVPAMHDAINGFNTAVVGIEDLAMQRTALGKSMKEAEKSGDPVGILDIQHDQSVVNVKMARLKLQAHELRAGLRETLLTGVEQADGSLLFFAKDAIPAGMTSDGRTWRIKVGNGRLDTASLKMMGGGAVVGSVPSGIPSISAPSLDLEVMLHLVPFAAIISLLGFMEAISIAKAMAAKTGQRLDPNQELIGQGLANILGACGKSYPASGSFSRSAVNLQAGAVTGMSSVFTSLMVVVALLFFTPLLYHLPQAVLAAVIMMAVIGLINASGFIHAWKAQWYDGAISILSFICTLAFAPHLDKGIMVGVVLSLLVFLYKSMRPRVATLSRSEDKSLRDATAFGLRECRHIALVRFDGPLFFANASFLEDQITERMMGNDKLRHIIIVANGINDMDASGEEALSLIVDRVRSSGLDISLCGVNESVMAVLERTHLLEKIGRDHVYATMENAICATHESAHHDGQEDNCPLTTVCRLA; encoded by the coding sequence ATGCTTTCACGGATAATCCCTTTCATCGGCTGGTTCAAAGGGTACAATATGGCGGCGCTCCGTGCCGACGCCATCGCGGGGCTGACCGTTGCCCTCGTGCTCATTCCCCAATCCATGGCCTATGCCCAGTTGGCGGGTATGCCCGCCTACTACGGCTTGTATGCGTCCTTTCTTCCCCCCCTGGTGGCGGCCCTGTTCGGCTCCAGCCGTCAGTTGGCCACCGGCCCGGTGGCCGTGGTTTCGCTCATGACGGCGGCATCCCTTGAGCCCCTGGCCACGGCCGGCAGCGAGGGATACATCGCCTACGCCATCCTGCTGGCCCTGATGGTCGGCATATTCCAGCTCCTGCTCGGCGTGCTCAAGCTCGGTCTGGTGGTCAACTTTCTGTCCCACCCCGTGGTCAACGGTTTCACCAACGCCGCGGCCATCATCATCGCTTCTTCCCAGCTTTCCAAGATGTTCGGCGTCTACGTGGACAAGGCGGACCATCATTATGAGACCATCATCCGCGTGGTCGAGAGCGCGGTGCATTACACCCACTGGCCTACGCTGGCCATGGGGGCGCTCGCTTTCGGCATCATGATCTTCCTCAAACGCGTCAATCCGAAGATCCCCAACGTCCTGGTGGCGGTCGTGGTGACCACGGCCCTTTCCTGGGGGCTGGGCTTCAATCACGACGTCAAGGCTCCGCTGGACGCCATCCGCGTTCCCGCCATGCACGACGCCATCAACGGTTTCAACACGGCTGTGGTCGGGATCGAGGATCTGGCCATGCAGCGAACCGCCCTGGGCAAGTCCATGAAGGAAGCCGAGAAAAGCGGGGACCCGGTCGGGATACTCGACATCCAGCACGATCAGAGCGTGGTCAACGTCAAGATGGCCCGCCTCAAGCTCCAGGCGCACGAACTGCGCGCCGGTTTGCGGGAGACCCTGCTTACCGGTGTTGAGCAGGCCGACGGCAGCCTGCTTTTCTTCGCCAAGGACGCGATTCCCGCGGGCATGACCTCGGACGGGCGCACTTGGCGGATCAAGGTCGGCAACGGCAGGCTCGACACTGCTTCCCTGAAGATGATGGGCGGCGGGGCCGTGGTCGGCTCGGTGCCTTCCGGCATTCCCTCCATCAGCGCGCCTTCCCTCGACCTGGAAGTCATGCTGCACCTGGTCCCGTTCGCGGCGATCATTTCTCTGCTCGGCTTCATGGAGGCCATCTCCATCGCCAAGGCCATGGCCGCCAAGACCGGACAGCGCCTGGACCCCAACCAGGAGCTTATCGGCCAGGGACTGGCCAATATTCTCGGCGCGTGCGGCAAGAGCTATCCGGCTTCGGGTTCCTTCTCGCGCTCGGCGGTCAATCTTCAGGCGGGCGCGGTCACCGGCATGTCCAGCGTGTTCACCTCGCTGATGGTCGTCGTCGCCCTGCTTTTCTTCACTCCGCTGCTCTACCATCTGCCCCAGGCCGTACTGGCCGCGGTCATCATGATGGCCGTCATCGGGCTCATCAACGCTTCGGGCTTCATCCATGCCTGGAAGGCCCAGTGGTATGACGGGGCCATCTCCATCCTGTCCTTCATTTGCACCTTGGCTTTCGCCCCGCATCTGGACAAGGGCATCATGGTCGGCGTCGTCCTTTCCCTGCTTGTCTTCCTGTACAAGTCCATGCGCCCCCGCGTCGCCACTCTGTCCCGTTCCGAGGACAAGTCCCTGCGCGACGCCACGGCCTTCGGTCTCAGGGAGTGCAGGCATATCGCCCTGGTTCGCTTCGACGGTCCGCTCTTCTTCGCCAACGCGAGTTTCCTTGAGGACCAGATCACCGAGCGGATGATGGGCAACGACAAGCTTCGGCATATCATTATCGTGGCCAACGGTATCAACGACATGGACGCCTCGGGCGAGGAAGCCTTGTCGCTGATCGTGGACCGGGTCCGGTCCAGCGGTCTCGATATCTCGTTGTGCGGGGTGAACGAGTCGGTCATGGCCGTGCTCGAACGCACCCACCTGCTGGAGAAGATCGGCAGGGACCACGTTTACGCCACCATGGAGAACGCCATCTGCGCCACGCACGAGAGTGCGCATCATGATGGCCAGGAAGATAACTGTCCTCTCACCACTGTTTGCCGCCTGGCCTAA
- a CDS encoding response regulator has product MSVITVFNGLFCEAGVVVKRVVDATDCRLVTDQEIVADASKLSGLAEDRIARAFQAKASVFNAFSHEKEQAIAWMRLAVAKRLVAGENLIIPGFASQLPDPEIGHILKVCLISDMKARLAVAEREEGFAEKHAMKLIRKDDEDRAAWVKALREADDPWSGVLYDLVLPVASTGVDRSADLIVEQLSNSAVKVTDRSRAAVKDFLLAARVETVLAREGHNVQVGASKGTITLTINKHVLLLEKLERELKTIVSDVEGVLAVECQVGKGFHQTDIYRKMDFEVPSKVLLVDDEREFVQTLSERLMMRDMGSAVVYDGESALNLVQEDEPEVMILDLKMPGIDGIEVLRRVKREHPDIEVIILTGHGSEDDRKVCMELGAFAYLHKPVDIDVLSETLKAANDKIRAGK; this is encoded by the coding sequence ATGTCTGTCATTACCGTGTTCAACGGATTGTTCTGCGAGGCCGGAGTGGTGGTCAAGCGCGTTGTGGACGCCACGGACTGCCGCCTGGTCACCGACCAAGAGATCGTGGCCGACGCCTCCAAGCTGTCCGGCCTGGCCGAGGACCGCATCGCCCGGGCCTTCCAGGCCAAGGCTTCGGTCTTCAACGCCTTCAGTCACGAAAAGGAGCAGGCCATCGCCTGGATGCGCCTCGCCGTGGCGAAGCGGCTGGTCGCCGGAGAGAACCTCATCATTCCCGGGTTCGCTTCCCAGTTGCCCGATCCCGAGATCGGCCACATCCTCAAGGTTTGCCTTATTTCCGACATGAAGGCCCGCCTGGCCGTGGCAGAGCGTGAGGAAGGCTTCGCTGAGAAGCACGCCATGAAGCTCATCCGCAAGGATGACGAGGACCGCGCCGCCTGGGTCAAGGCCCTGCGGGAAGCCGACGACCCGTGGTCCGGCGTCCTCTACGATCTGGTTCTGCCCGTGGCCTCCACCGGCGTGGATCGTTCCGCCGACCTTATCGTCGAGCAGCTTTCCAACTCCGCGGTCAAGGTTACGGACCGTTCCCGCGCTGCCGTAAAGGATTTCCTGCTGGCCGCGCGGGTCGAAACCGTGCTCGCCAGGGAGGGACACAACGTCCAGGTGGGCGCGAGCAAGGGCACCATCACCCTGACCATCAACAAGCACGTGCTCCTGTTGGAGAAGCTGGAGCGCGAACTCAAGACCATCGTCTCCGATGTGGAAGGCGTCCTGGCCGTTGAGTGTCAGGTGGGCAAGGGATTCCACCAGACCGATATCTACCGCAAGATGGACTTCGAGGTGCCTTCCAAGGTCCTGTTGGTTGACGACGAGCGCGAGTTCGTCCAAACCCTGTCCGAACGCCTGATGATGCGTGACATGGGCTCGGCCGTGGTCTACGATGGCGAATCCGCCTTGAACCTGGTCCAAGAAGACGAACCCGAAGTCATGATCCTCGACCTGAAGATGCCCGGCATAGACGGCATCGAGGTTCTGCGTCGCGTCAAGCGTGAACATCCCGACATCGAGGTCATCATCCTGACCGGCCACGGTTCGGAGGATGATCGGAAGGTGTGCATGGAACTGGGCGCGTTCGCCTACCTGCACAAGCCCGTGGACATCGACGTCCTGAGCGAGACGCTCAAGGCGGCCAACGATAAGATTCGGGCTGGAAAGTAA
- a CDS encoding TetR/AcrR family transcriptional regulator: MKKKEAILKVATFMFAHKGFADTSGQELARLTGVAEGTIFYHFKTKEGLLLAILEKTRDEIVDQFERFFENRPFKSGLEMTEEVVSFYLYLAGLLEDKFLLLHRHFLYQYSESNPEFRANLEDIYNCLVDIFEKAIVTGQEDGSIGMEINPRKSALILFTMADGLVRFKNYNLYDAGALFNELMRTCRRMLQA; encoded by the coding sequence ATGAAGAAGAAGGAAGCCATCCTCAAGGTCGCCACGTTCATGTTCGCTCACAAGGGGTTTGCGGACACGTCGGGGCAGGAGCTTGCCCGCCTCACCGGAGTGGCCGAGGGGACGATCTTCTATCACTTCAAGACGAAGGAAGGCTTGCTGCTCGCGATCCTCGAAAAGACCAGGGACGAGATAGTGGACCAGTTTGAACGGTTCTTCGAGAACAGGCCGTTCAAATCGGGTCTTGAGATGACGGAGGAGGTCGTTTCTTTCTATCTGTATCTGGCCGGTCTGCTGGAGGACAAGTTCCTGCTCCTTCACCGTCACTTTCTCTACCAGTACTCCGAGTCGAACCCGGAGTTCAGAGCGAACCTGGAAGATATCTACAATTGCCTCGTGGACATCTTCGAGAAGGCTATCGTGACGGGGCAGGAAGACGGCTCCATCGGCATGGAAATCAATCCCAGAAAATCGGCGCTCATTCTGTTTACGATGGCAGATGGTCTGGTTCGATTCAAAAACTACAACCTGTACGATGCGGGCGCGCTGTTCAACGAACTGATGCGCACATGCCGCAGGATGTTGCAGGCGTAA
- a CDS encoding proline dehydrogenase family protein yields the protein MSATPTSLDPRVIARGREFFSSISGESPSVFNKGWWTGKVMDWAMKNEDFKVQMFRFVDVLPYLNTSDSLSRHIEEYFAGEDSNIPDVLKWGATKTKFGGGLVAKVLNKTIRSNIESMARQFIIGQEAREAVKGIKKLRKDGFAFVLDLLGEATVSEVESGAYRDGYLEVLDAIHKELDKWKSLDASSGDLDWGHAPKVNVAVKPSAFYSQSKPVDLEGTVDGMVRSIEPVYRKVMEMGGFMCIDMEQLKYKEATVELYKRLRLKYPNYPHLGIVFQAYLKSVDEDVRLFIEWAREVGLPVSIRLVKGAYWDYETVLAKQNDWPVPVWTHKPESDMAHERVSRYILENHDICHFACASHNIRTIAAVMENAAELKVPEDRYEFQVLYGMAEPVRKGLKNVARRVRLYCPYGDLLPGMAYLVRRLLENTANESFLKQTFADEADMERLLENPSQTLRRQLEGKCRTDREEGEGLPRFRNFPPADFTLPEERDAYPASIARLRASMGGQVPLFINGRDVVTGDTLDSYNPANPSEIIGSVCQAGVAEVDTAVEMAREAYYTWRDVPPEERAQALLRAAAHLKANVHEMAALQVLEVGKQWDQAQADVGEAIDFLEYYAREMIRLGKPRRMGRAPGEMSHLFYQGKGVAAVIAPWNFPMAISVGMVSAAIVCGNPVVYKPAGSSSCVGRALVDMWKAAGLPDGVFNYCPGRGSVMGDHLVDHPDVAVIAFTGSMEVGLRIQERAAVARPGQQQCKRVIAEMGGKNAIIVDDDADLDEAVLGVLYSAFGFQGQKCSACSRVVVLDAIYDRFVNRLVEAAKSVKLGPAENPANYMGPVVDEAARKNVMRYVGIAEEEGRVLIKREVSDDLKATGGCYVPLTIVGDITKEHRIAQEEVFGPVLSVMRAADMDEALEIANSTRFALTGAIYSRSPHHLERASREFRVGNLYLNKPSVGALVERHAFGGFMMSGVGSKSGGPDYLLQFMDPRLVCENTMRRGFAPIEEDDDWLS from the coding sequence ATGTCCGCAACACCGACCTCCCTGGATCCGAGAGTTATAGCTCGGGGCAGGGAGTTTTTTTCGTCCATTTCCGGAGAATCTCCTTCGGTTTTCAATAAGGGCTGGTGGACCGGGAAGGTCATGGACTGGGCCATGAAAAACGAAGATTTCAAGGTCCAGATGTTCAGATTCGTTGATGTTCTTCCGTACCTGAACACATCGGACTCCCTGTCGCGCCATATCGAAGAATATTTCGCGGGCGAAGATTCCAACATTCCCGACGTGCTCAAATGGGGCGCCACCAAGACCAAGTTCGGCGGCGGGCTGGTGGCCAAGGTCCTGAACAAGACCATACGCTCGAACATCGAGTCCATGGCCCGCCAGTTCATTATCGGTCAGGAGGCCAGGGAGGCGGTCAAGGGCATCAAGAAGCTGCGCAAGGACGGTTTCGCCTTTGTCCTCGATCTGCTCGGCGAGGCCACCGTGTCCGAGGTGGAATCCGGCGCCTACCGCGACGGCTATTTGGAGGTCCTGGACGCCATCCATAAGGAATTGGACAAATGGAAGTCGCTCGACGCTTCCTCCGGCGACCTGGACTGGGGCCATGCGCCCAAGGTCAACGTGGCAGTCAAGCCGTCGGCCTTCTATTCCCAGTCCAAGCCCGTGGACCTGGAAGGCACCGTGGACGGCATGGTCCGCAGCATTGAGCCCGTCTACAGAAAGGTCATGGAGATGGGCGGGTTCATGTGCATCGACATGGAGCAGCTCAAGTACAAGGAAGCCACGGTCGAGCTCTACAAGCGGCTGCGGCTCAAGTACCCGAACTACCCGCATTTGGGCATCGTTTTCCAGGCCTATCTCAAGTCCGTGGACGAGGATGTGCGCCTGTTCATCGAGTGGGCGCGCGAGGTCGGCCTTCCCGTATCCATCCGGTTGGTCAAGGGCGCCTATTGGGATTACGAAACCGTGCTGGCCAAGCAGAATGATTGGCCTGTTCCGGTCTGGACCCATAAACCAGAGTCCGATATGGCGCATGAGCGGGTGTCCCGTTATATCCTCGAAAATCACGACATTTGTCATTTCGCCTGCGCTTCGCACAACATCCGGACCATCGCCGCGGTCATGGAGAACGCGGCGGAACTGAAGGTGCCCGAGGACCGCTACGAGTTCCAAGTGCTCTACGGCATGGCGGAACCCGTGCGCAAGGGGCTCAAGAACGTGGCCCGGCGCGTGCGTCTGTACTGCCCTTACGGCGACCTCCTTCCCGGCATGGCCTATCTGGTTCGGCGTCTGCTCGAAAACACGGCAAACGAATCTTTCCTCAAGCAGACCTTCGCCGACGAGGCGGACATGGAACGTCTGCTCGAAAATCCCTCGCAAACCCTGCGACGTCAGCTTGAGGGCAAGTGCAGGACCGACCGTGAGGAGGGAGAAGGCCTGCCCCGTTTCAGGAACTTTCCGCCCGCGGATTTCACGCTCCCGGAAGAGCGCGATGCATATCCCGCGTCCATCGCCAGACTCCGGGCCTCCATGGGCGGACAGGTGCCGCTCTTCATAAACGGGAGGGACGTGGTCACGGGCGACACGCTGGATTCCTACAACCCGGCCAATCCCTCGGAGATCATCGGTTCGGTCTGCCAGGCTGGCGTCGCCGAAGTGGACACCGCCGTGGAAATGGCCCGCGAGGCCTATTATACTTGGCGCGACGTCCCGCCCGAAGAGCGGGCGCAGGCCCTGCTCAGGGCCGCGGCGCATCTCAAGGCCAACGTGCACGAGATGGCCGCGCTCCAGGTCCTCGAGGTGGGCAAGCAGTGGGATCAGGCCCAGGCCGATGTGGGCGAGGCCATCGACTTCCTCGAATACTACGCCCGCGAGATGATCCGCCTGGGCAAGCCCCGCCGCATGGGGCGCGCTCCCGGCGAGATGAGCCATCTCTTTTATCAGGGCAAGGGTGTGGCCGCCGTCATCGCTCCGTGGAACTTCCCCATGGCCATTTCCGTGGGCATGGTTTCCGCCGCCATCGTCTGCGGCAACCCGGTGGTCTACAAACCCGCTGGTTCCTCGTCATGCGTGGGCCGCGCCCTTGTGGACATGTGGAAGGCCGCCGGTCTGCCCGACGGGGTCTTCAACTACTGCCCCGGTCGAGGCTCGGTCATGGGCGATCATCTGGTGGACCATCCCGATGTGGCGGTGATCGCCTTTACCGGCTCCATGGAAGTGGGACTGCGCATTCAGGAGCGCGCCGCCGTGGCCCGTCCCGGCCAACAGCAGTGCAAGCGGGTCATCGCCGAAATGGGCGGCAAGAACGCTATTATCGTCGATGATGACGCCGATCTCGACGAGGCCGTGCTCGGCGTGCTTTATTCCGCATTCGGCTTTCAGGGGCAGAAGTGCTCGGCCTGCTCCAGGGTCGTGGTCCTCGACGCCATCTACGACCGTTTCGTAAATCGTCTCGTCGAGGCAGCCAAGTCCGTCAAGCTCGGCCCGGCCGAGAACCCGGCCAACTACATGGGGCCTGTGGTGGACGAAGCCGCCCGGAAGAACGTCATGCGTTACGTCGGGATCGCGGAGGAAGAGGGCAGGGTGCTCATCAAGCGCGAAGTCTCCGACGACCTCAAGGCCACAGGCGGCTGCTACGTGCCGCTGACCATCGTGGGGGATATTACAAAGGAACACCGCATCGCCCAGGAAGAGGTCTTCGGCCCCGTGCTTTCGGTCATGCGGGCCGCCGACATGGACGAGGCGCTGGAAATCGCCAACTCCACCCGTTTCGCCCTGACCGGGGCCATCTACTCCCGCAGCCCGCACCATCTGGAACGCGCCTCCCGGGAATTCCGCGTGGGCAATCTGTATCTGAACAAGCCATCGGTGGGCGCGCTAGTGGAACGCCATGCATTCGGCGGCTTCATGATGTCCGGCGTGGGCTCCAAGTCGGGCGGGCCGGACTACCTGCTTCAGTTTATGGACCCGCGCCTGGTTTGCGAGAACACCATGCGTCGGGGCTTCGCCCCTATAGAAGAGGACGACGACTGGCTGAGCTAG
- a CDS encoding sensor histidine kinase has product MALFEKIRPQFWDTDSDGGAGKSLFDYRRIWRFAIILLALVALIPLMVMAFIDYNVTRHSLESENLLRAARTTSNTRRSVAYFLEERSKALEFLIQNQGIAALRDKENLAKVMSSLEKSFGGFVDIGVIDAKGHQIAYIGPYDLLGRDYSGQEGFATTMTHGTYISRVFLGFRDEPHLVISRKVRDDRTGQDYMLRATLDTDQFNSILTSLDLPGGGDAFAVDRNGIIQTPSKQHGALLTKVDLTIPGYSEKTSVQQVRGANGEEYTVGYAYVHDTPFIVLVVKRTRELMKPLQTIRMELLWILITSIAVILLVIVGVATHMVNKIYIADQTRARTLHRMEHTNRMASIGRLAAGVAHEINNPLAIINEKAGLIRDLFVFKQEYAHDERLLGNIDSILSSVARCGKITKRLLSFARHIDVEMDEIEFNDLANEVIDFLRKEAEYRSISIEMDVPENLPPFISDRGKLQQIFLNLVNNAFQAMNDGGHLYISARDTACDHLIFVVEDDGCGIPQSDIKRIFDPFFSTKKKSGGTGLGLSITYGLVQELGGTMTVESEVGKGTTFTIVMPLKGAKPEDNRKDKA; this is encoded by the coding sequence ATGGCATTGTTCGAGAAGATACGACCGCAGTTCTGGGATACGGACAGCGACGGCGGAGCAGGCAAGAGCCTCTTCGATTACCGGCGCATCTGGCGCTTCGCCATTATTTTACTGGCGCTGGTGGCTCTCATTCCCCTGATGGTTATGGCCTTCATCGACTATAACGTCACCCGGCATTCCCTGGAGTCGGAGAATCTGCTCCGCGCGGCCAGGACCACCTCCAACACCCGCCGGTCCGTGGCCTACTTCCTGGAGGAACGGTCCAAGGCGCTGGAGTTCCTGATTCAGAATCAGGGCATCGCTGCGCTGCGCGACAAGGAAAACCTGGCCAAGGTCATGTCCTCCCTGGAAAAGAGCTTCGGCGGGTTCGTGGATATCGGCGTGATCGATGCCAAGGGGCATCAGATCGCCTACATCGGTCCGTACGACCTGCTCGGCCGCGATTACAGCGGCCAGGAGGGGTTCGCCACCACCATGACCCACGGCACCTACATCAGCCGGGTCTTTCTCGGGTTCCGCGACGAGCCGCACCTGGTCATCTCGCGGAAGGTCAGGGACGATCGGACCGGGCAGGATTACATGCTTCGGGCCACTCTGGACACGGACCAGTTCAATTCCATTCTGACCTCCCTGGATTTGCCGGGCGGCGGAGACGCCTTCGCGGTGGACCGCAACGGCATCATCCAGACCCCGTCCAAGCAGCACGGCGCATTGCTGACCAAGGTGGACCTGACCATTCCCGGCTATTCCGAGAAGACCAGCGTGCAGCAGGTCCGGGGCGCGAACGGCGAAGAGTACACGGTCGGGTACGCCTATGTTCACGACACTCCGTTCATCGTTCTCGTGGTCAAACGCACCCGTGAGCTGATGAAGCCGTTGCAGACCATACGCATGGAGCTGCTCTGGATACTCATAACGAGCATCGCCGTGATCCTGCTGGTCATCGTGGGCGTGGCCACCCACATGGTCAACAAGATATACATCGCGGACCAGACCAGGGCGCGCACCCTGCATCGCATGGAGCACACCAACCGCATGGCCTCCATCGGGCGGCTGGCGGCGGGCGTGGCTCACGAGATCAACAACCCGCTGGCCATCATCAACGAGAAGGCCGGATTGATCCGCGACCTGTTTGTTTTCAAGCAGGAATACGCCCACGACGAGCGGCTGCTCGGAAACATCGACTCCATTCTCAGTTCCGTGGCCCGGTGCGGCAAGATCACCAAGCGGCTGCTCAGCTTCGCCCGGCACATCGACGTGGAGATGGACGAGATCGAGTTCAACGATCTCGCCAACGAGGTCATCGACTTCCTGCGCAAGGAGGCGGAATACCGTTCCATCTCCATCGAGATGGACGTGCCGGAAAACCTGCCTCCGTTCATCTCCGATCGGGGCAAGTTGCAGCAGATATTCCTTAATCTGGTGAACAACGCCTTCCAGGCCATGAACGACGGCGGCCATCTGTATATTTCCGCCCGGGACACGGCCTGCGACCATCTGATTTTTGTGGTGGAGGACGACGGATGCGGCATCCCGCAGTCTGACATCAAGCGCATCTTCGATCCGTTCTTCTCCACGAAGAAGAAGTCCGGGGGCACGGGGCTCGGCCTGTCCATCACCTATGGCCTGGTCCAGGAACTGGGCGGGACCATGACCGTTGAGAGCGAGGTGGGCAAGGGCACGACCTTCACCATCGTCATGCCTCTCAAGGGGGCCAAGCCCGAAGACAACAGGAAAGACAAGGCATAG